In a single window of the Agrobacterium vitis genome:
- a CDS encoding AEC family transporter: MLQVVVPVFLVILVGYGFGRKHQFAAEAEKLINEYVLYIALPALLFLAVARANPADLAQWPFMAATLAGIAAAYLAGLFLARAKGTSAPQSSIVGMAACYGTTGYMGIPILIAAFGPKAAVPAAIATILHNIPAIMAVIITHDLTGQKQSSPLASAGRALATTLKNPLTMAVLAGAFFCLLRIPLPTMLTSFTGFLAAAAGPTALFALGLGLARIPFSAARLSAMAGWIAPVVLIKILIQPLVTLGMIAIAFKADIDIWYATAVVMAAQPIGAGAYVFGRKYGYFSEETSLAIIVSLLITVLTLTLVLQTFAASIPA; this comes from the coding sequence ATGTTACAGGTCGTTGTTCCCGTTTTTCTTGTCATTCTGGTTGGTTATGGTTTTGGAAGGAAGCATCAGTTTGCTGCTGAAGCCGAAAAGCTGATCAATGAATATGTTCTGTATATTGCCCTGCCAGCCTTGCTGTTTCTGGCGGTGGCGCGGGCCAACCCGGCGGATCTCGCGCAGTGGCCATTCATGGCGGCAACTTTGGCTGGAATTGCTGCGGCCTATCTTGCCGGTCTGTTTCTAGCCAGAGCGAAAGGGACATCGGCACCGCAATCCTCCATTGTCGGCATGGCAGCATGTTATGGGACAACCGGATATATGGGCATTCCCATCCTGATTGCCGCCTTCGGTCCCAAAGCCGCGGTTCCTGCCGCCATTGCAACAATATTGCATAACATTCCAGCGATTATGGCCGTGATCATTACCCATGATCTCACCGGCCAAAAGCAGTCCAGCCCCTTGGCCAGCGCCGGACGCGCCTTGGCGACGACCTTGAAAAATCCGCTGACGATGGCGGTTTTGGCCGGGGCGTTTTTTTGCCTGCTGCGAATTCCGTTGCCAACCATGCTCACCTCCTTCACAGGGTTTCTGGCAGCGGCGGCCGGACCGACAGCGCTTTTTGCCCTTGGTCTCGGCCTTGCCAGAATTCCTTTTTCAGCAGCACGGCTGTCGGCCATGGCCGGTTGGATTGCCCCGGTCGTCCTGATAAAGATCCTAATACAGCCGCTGGTAACGCTTGGTATGATCGCGATCGCCTTCAAGGCGGATATCGATATCTGGTATGCCACCGCTGTTGTGATGGCAGCACAGCCCATTGGCGCTGGAGCTTATGTTTTTGGCAGGAAATACGGCTATTTCAGTGAAGAAACATCTCTGGCGATTATCGTGTCGCTGCTGATAACGGTCTTGACCCTGACGCTCGTTCTACAGACCTTTGCCGCATCCATCCCGGCCTAA
- the pyk gene encoding pyruvate kinase, which yields MKRNRKVKILATLGPASQDEAMIRKLHEAGADLFRINMSHASHDVMRTLIQRIRNVEAACGRPIGILADLQGPKLRVGKFANTSVELKPGQTFTLDSNEAPGDENRVYLPHPEILEAVKVGHRLLIDDGKLHLRAEKCDGKTIVCSVVSGTKISDRKGVSLPDTILATGVLTDKDRADLDAVLATNDVDWVALSFIQRPEDLAEVRKIARGRVGLMSKIEKPQALERIDEIIELSDALMVARGDLGVEMPLEAVPGIQKQLIRACRREGKPVVVATQMLESMISAPVPTRAEVSDVATAVFEGADAIMLSAESASGQYPVEAVSTMASIARTIEREPHYPGIIYAQRPQPEATGADAISLAARQIAETLKLTAIVCYTSSGNTGLRASRERPEVPILALSPVVQTARRLSLVWGLHCVVSEEPTDLDDMVNRACRIVVSEEFGKPGDRVIISAGVPLGTPGATNMLRIAYIGPDGLSGV from the coding sequence ATGAAGCGTAACCGCAAAGTCAAAATTCTAGCAACGCTTGGACCGGCTTCGCAAGATGAAGCCATGATCCGCAAGCTGCATGAGGCTGGCGCCGATCTTTTCCGTATCAACATGAGCCATGCCAGCCACGATGTGATGCGTACGCTGATCCAGCGCATCCGCAATGTCGAAGCTGCTTGCGGGCGCCCGATCGGCATTCTCGCCGATTTGCAAGGCCCCAAGCTGCGGGTCGGCAAATTTGCCAATACCTCGGTGGAATTGAAGCCCGGCCAGACATTCACCCTCGACAGCAACGAGGCTCCTGGTGATGAAAACCGGGTCTATCTGCCGCACCCGGAAATCCTGGAGGCCGTCAAGGTTGGCCATCGCCTGTTGATCGATGATGGCAAGCTGCATCTGCGTGCCGAAAAATGCGACGGCAAGACCATTGTCTGTAGCGTGGTGTCTGGCACCAAGATTTCCGACCGCAAGGGCGTCAGCCTGCCCGATACCATCCTTGCGACCGGCGTGCTGACCGACAAGGACCGCGCCGATCTGGATGCTGTTCTGGCCACCAATGATGTCGATTGGGTCGCGCTGTCCTTCATCCAGCGTCCTGAGGATCTGGCCGAGGTGCGCAAGATCGCTCGTGGACGCGTCGGGCTGATGTCGAAAATCGAAAAGCCGCAGGCGCTGGAACGGATCGACGAGATCATCGAACTGTCCGACGCCTTGATGGTGGCGCGTGGAGATCTTGGCGTGGAAATGCCGCTGGAGGCCGTTCCCGGCATTCAGAAACAATTGATTCGTGCCTGCCGCCGTGAAGGCAAGCCGGTGGTCGTGGCCACCCAGATGCTGGAGTCGATGATTTCAGCGCCGGTTCCAACGCGCGCCGAAGTCTCCGACGTGGCGACAGCCGTGTTCGAAGGCGCCGATGCCATCATGCTGTCGGCTGAATCCGCTTCCGGCCAGTATCCGGTCGAAGCGGTCTCGACCATGGCGTCGATTGCCCGCACCATCGAGCGAGAGCCGCATTATCCCGGCATTATCTATGCCCAGCGCCCGCAGCCGGAAGCAACCGGCGCTGACGCGATTTCGTTGGCAGCCCGCCAGATTGCCGAGACCCTGAAGCTGACGGCCATCGTCTGTTACACGTCGTCAGGTAATACCGGGCTTCGCGCTTCGCGTGAGCGTCCCGAAGTGCCGATCCTGGCGCTGTCGCCGGTGGTTCAGACGGCGCGCCGCCTGTCGCTGGTCTGGGGCCTGCATTGTGTCGTTTCCGAGGAGCCAACCGATCTGGATGACATGGTCAACAGGGCCTGCCGCATCGTGGTGTCGGAAGAGTTTGGCAAGCCGGGCGACCGGGTGATCATTTCTGCTGGTGTGCCATTGGGAACGCCGGGCGCCACCAATATGCTGCGCATCGCCTATATCGGTCCGGATGGCCTGTCCGGCGTCTGA
- a CDS encoding LysR substrate-binding domain-containing protein, translating into MKQSLRLLTLDQIRAFVSVCEHGSFTNAAKDQSRTQTAVTRQIRAAEDILGEKLFHRCRGHFEGPTEAGEKLLPFAIKILATLEDAWMCLERPGLKGTIRVGVMDDIDMNWLLELIGRFKALHPECDVRVISDFSTRLEKRLEQRELDVAIVKTLIRTQHGEVSNAHKTLRREPLLWAAGPGFRLRQREPLPLVLFHEGCVYRHHVIQRLESAGVPFRIAYEGQSYSHLRAAVAAGLGVTALAESQVAMGGLQSLIEVAGQRLDPLSDVEIAMKALHSRKNQALSGFMREVMRSTKQDRQAFCMPDNQDVTRLQEAGTGLRG; encoded by the coding sequence ATGAAGCAAAGTCTGCGGTTATTGACGCTTGACCAGATCAGGGCATTTGTCTCGGTTTGCGAGCACGGCAGTTTCACCAATGCGGCGAAAGACCAGTCACGGACGCAGACCGCCGTTACCCGTCAGATTCGCGCCGCGGAAGATATTTTGGGTGAAAAGCTGTTTCATCGATGCCGTGGGCATTTCGAAGGGCCAACGGAAGCGGGCGAAAAACTGCTTCCTTTTGCCATTAAAATTCTGGCAACTCTTGAGGACGCCTGGATGTGTCTGGAGCGTCCGGGTCTGAAGGGAACGATCAGGGTCGGTGTCATGGATGACATTGACATGAACTGGCTGCTGGAATTGATTGGCCGCTTCAAGGCGCTACATCCTGAATGCGACGTGAGGGTGATTTCCGATTTTTCCACAAGGCTTGAGAAGCGGCTCGAGCAACGCGAACTCGATGTTGCCATTGTCAAGACATTGATCAGGACGCAGCATGGGGAGGTGAGCAACGCTCACAAGACGTTACGTCGTGAGCCATTGCTATGGGCGGCGGGACCGGGCTTTCGCTTGCGCCAGCGTGAGCCCCTGCCACTCGTGCTGTTTCATGAGGGATGCGTCTATCGTCACCACGTCATTCAACGGCTGGAATCAGCAGGTGTGCCTTTCAGGATTGCTTATGAAGGGCAAAGCTACAGCCATTTGCGTGCTGCCGTCGCCGCGGGCCTTGGCGTGACAGCCCTTGCCGAAAGTCAGGTTGCCATGGGTGGCCTGCAAAGTCTGATCGAGGTTGCCGGTCAGCGTCTCGATCCGCTTTCTGACGTCGAAATTGCCATGAAGGCACTTCATAGCCGCAAGAACCAGGCGCTATCGGGCTTCATGCGAGAAGTGATGCGATCAACCAAGCAGGATCGGCAGGCCTTTTGCATGCCCGACAATCAAGACGTGACCAGATTGCAAGAAGCTGGAACTGGCTTGAGGGGATAG
- a CDS encoding alpha/beta fold hydrolase — translation MPAILILAIVTTPLIVAWVFSTVKIRQIIIDNPNIGTLVPIRDTHLNLLHIPASESADLPPLLFIHGASGNLRDQAEAFRPALEGRADLIFVDRPGHGYSPRGGPQNDTPDGQANAIAEAMDAIGVSRAIIIGHSFGGAIAASFAVLHPEKTAGLLFLAPATHPWPGGVDWHYHLTATPIIGPLFARTLAPLAGLAKMDGAIGAVFAPNPRPDDYMARTAPTLVLRPSTFRHNAIDVFGLHAYVTRMAPRYSEIRAPTVIVTGDSDAIVLADIHSVGLARDIADAELVWVRHLGHKPDYCVTDLAVAAIEKIAGHDRDLGSLARKIGDAFEMSTN, via the coding sequence ATGCCTGCAATTCTGATCCTTGCCATCGTCACTACACCCCTGATTGTAGCCTGGGTGTTTTCCACAGTCAAAATAAGACAGATCATCATTGACAATCCGAATATTGGCACGCTCGTCCCGATAAGAGACACCCATCTCAACCTTCTGCATATTCCGGCGTCTGAAAGCGCCGATCTGCCACCGCTGCTGTTCATTCATGGCGCCAGTGGTAATTTGCGCGATCAGGCCGAGGCATTTCGTCCGGCCCTTGAGGGACGCGCGGATCTGATCTTCGTGGACAGGCCGGGTCATGGCTATTCGCCGCGTGGTGGTCCGCAAAACGACACACCAGATGGCCAGGCAAACGCCATCGCCGAGGCCATGGACGCCATTGGCGTGTCGCGGGCCATTATCATCGGCCATTCCTTTGGCGGTGCTATTGCGGCAAGCTTTGCTGTTCTCCATCCAGAAAAGACGGCGGGTTTGCTTTTTCTGGCCCCTGCCACCCATCCATGGCCCGGTGGGGTCGATTGGCATTACCATCTGACGGCAACACCAATCATCGGGCCCCTCTTTGCCCGCACCCTTGCACCACTGGCTGGGCTTGCCAAAATGGATGGAGCCATCGGGGCAGTCTTCGCTCCCAATCCACGTCCGGATGATTATATGGCCCGAACCGCTCCCACCCTGGTTCTGCGGCCCAGCACCTTTCGTCACAATGCCATCGATGTTTTCGGCTTGCATGCTTATGTCACCCGCATGGCACCTCGCTACTCCGAAATACGGGCGCCCACCGTGATTGTCACCGGTGACAGTGATGCCATCGTTCTGGCCGATATTCACTCCGTTGGTCTTGCTCGCGACATTGCAGACGCAGAACTGGTCTGGGTACGACATTTAGGACACAAGCCGGATTATTGCGTCACAGATCTGGCGGTTGCCGCCATTGAAAAAATAGCCGGCCACGACCGTGATCTTGGGTCTTTGGCCAGGAAAATCGGTGATGCTTTTGAAATGTCAACAAACTGA
- a CDS encoding tetratricopeptide repeat protein: MRSVRLFTHLILTACILVASALAGPAAMTFAQDITFAQEGPDAAPSQPMPPALPFTPDLQPEPNHPETGEPRADKDGQPPLSPQQDPSPQQGEVERLEDRSDTAALSGKPADELLTQLKRERQPEAAKAIAAAVMADWSNSGSPTVNLLMQWADKAIKDKKNAAALDFLDQAIVLEPDYANGWGHRASLHYSQGNYRKAISDLNHVLAIEPRHFGALEMLANILAETGSDQKALEAWQRYLSIYPADRAAQKTVTELSEKLAGART; encoded by the coding sequence ATGCGCTCTGTTCGTTTGTTCACTCACCTGATTCTCACGGCCTGTATTCTGGTTGCCAGCGCCCTCGCCGGGCCTGCCGCCATGACGTTTGCGCAGGACATCACTTTTGCGCAGGAAGGGCCAGACGCGGCACCCAGCCAGCCTATGCCGCCTGCCCTGCCCTTCACGCCGGACCTTCAACCTGAGCCGAACCATCCTGAGACGGGTGAGCCGAGAGCGGACAAGGATGGCCAGCCGCCATTATCTCCACAGCAAGACCCATCTCCGCAGCAGGGCGAGGTTGAGCGTCTGGAAGACCGCAGCGACACCGCAGCTCTATCCGGCAAGCCTGCGGACGAATTGCTGACCCAGTTGAAACGCGAACGCCAGCCGGAGGCAGCCAAGGCGATTGCCGCTGCCGTGATGGCGGATTGGTCGAATTCCGGCAGCCCAACCGTCAATCTGTTGATGCAATGGGCCGACAAGGCGATCAAAGACAAGAAGAACGCCGCCGCACTGGACTTCCTCGATCAGGCGATCGTGTTGGAACCTGATTATGCCAATGGCTGGGGCCACCGCGCCAGCCTGCATTATAGCCAGGGCAATTACCGCAAAGCGATTTCCGATCTCAATCACGTCTTGGCCATCGAACCGCGCCATTTCGGCGCGCTGGAAATGCTCGCCAATATTCTGGCCGAGACCGGCAGCGATCAAAAGGCGCTGGAAGCCTGGCAGCGCTACCTGTCCATCTATCCCGCCGACCGCGCCGCCCAGAAGACCGTGACCGAGCTTTCCGAGAAGCTGGCAGGCGCCCGGACGTAA
- a CDS encoding DUF1244 domain-containing protein, whose amino-acid sequence MSELTKEQQTELEAAAFRRLLAHLRERSDVQNIDLMNLAGFCRNCLANWYQDAADTKGVEMTRDEARQHVYAMPYEQWKLRHQKQASEAQKADFEASRPQD is encoded by the coding sequence ATGAGCGAACTGACCAAGGAACAGCAAACCGAACTGGAAGCAGCGGCCTTTCGCCGTCTTCTGGCGCATTTGCGTGAACGCAGCGATGTGCAGAATATCGACCTGATGAATCTGGCCGGGTTCTGCCGCAATTGCCTGGCCAATTGGTATCAGGACGCAGCCGACACCAAAGGGGTCGAGATGACCCGCGACGAGGCGCGCCAGCATGTCTATGCAATGCCCTATGAGCAATGGAAATTGCGGCATCAGAAACAGGCGAGCGAGGCCCAGAAGGCGGATTTCGAAGCCTCACGCCCGCAGGACTAG
- a CDS encoding DUF1036 domain-containing protein, producing MPHSNTLSSVTGSGRLARLGLFLTIVFSPIAYAAPAQADFRVCNGSANLVGVAIGYRAAEGWISEGWWQVPASTCATLIEGELKSRYYYLYAEDAARGGRWTGNVNMCVAENEFKIVGVGDCFKRGYQQMGFKEYDTGRQGSWMVQLSDTPGTQEGQKQ from the coding sequence GTGCCTCATTCCAACACACTCTCTTCCGTTACAGGTTCCGGGCGTCTTGCACGTCTCGGCCTGTTTTTGACCATTGTATTTTCACCGATTGCTTATGCCGCACCCGCGCAGGCGGATTTTCGCGTTTGCAATGGTTCGGCCAATCTCGTCGGCGTGGCCATTGGCTACCGGGCGGCGGAAGGCTGGATCAGCGAGGGTTGGTGGCAAGTACCCGCTTCGACCTGCGCAACGCTGATCGAAGGCGAGCTGAAATCGCGCTACTATTATCTCTACGCAGAAGATGCCGCCCGCGGTGGCCGCTGGACTGGCAATGTCAACATGTGCGTGGCGGAAAACGAGTTCAAGATCGTTGGCGTCGGGGATTGTTTCAAGCGCGGTTACCAGCAAATGGGTTTCAAGGAATATGACACGGGCCGCCAGGGGAGCTGGATGGTTCAGTTGTCCGACACGCCCGGCACGCAGGAAGGCCAGAAGCAATGA
- a CDS encoding N-formylglutamate amidohydrolase, with protein sequence MNDFKPYETIAGDNSLGLVLLADHAMNRLPAGYGTLGLPDSAYLRHIAYDIGVESLTRQLAARLGVPAAMSCFSRLLIDPNRGEDDPTLVMKISDGAIIPGNHPISAQEWQYRVENFHRPYHHAVEQLLADTAAASGKAPLVLSLHSYTPAWKGAARPWHAAVLWDSDERAVRPLIDALSQPGDILVGDNEPYDGALKGDTLYRHCMVSGMPHALLEVRQDLIGDEAGITAWADRLEPIFAAMNGDPALHEWRQFPSRTGPYPALEK encoded by the coding sequence ATGAATGACTTCAAACCCTATGAGACGATAGCCGGCGACAACAGCCTGGGCCTCGTGCTGCTTGCCGACCACGCCATGAACCGGCTGCCTGCCGGCTACGGCACGCTTGGCCTGCCAGATAGCGCTTATCTGCGCCATATCGCCTATGATATTGGCGTGGAAAGCTTGACCCGCCAATTGGCGGCGCGGCTCGGCGTGCCGGCGGCGATGTCCTGTTTTTCCCGGCTGCTGATCGACCCAAACCGGGGCGAGGACGACCCGACGCTGGTGATGAAAATTTCCGACGGCGCGATCATTCCTGGCAATCACCCGATCAGCGCGCAAGAATGGCAGTATCGGGTGGAAAACTTCCATCGGCCTTACCACCACGCTGTCGAACAGTTGTTGGCAGACACGGCCGCTGCCAGTGGCAAGGCGCCCTTGGTGCTGTCGCTGCATTCCTATACGCCCGCCTGGAAGGGCGCGGCCCGCCCCTGGCATGCCGCCGTGCTCTGGGATAGCGATGAGCGCGCCGTGCGGCCATTGATCGACGCGCTCAGCCAGCCGGGCGACATTCTCGTCGGTGACAATGAACCCTATGACGGCGCCTTGAAGGGCGATACACTCTACCGTCATTGCATGGTGTCGGGCATGCCTCATGCGTTGCTGGAAGTGCGCCAGGACCTGATCGGCGACGAAGCGGGCATCACCGCCTGGGCAGACCGGCTGGAGCCGATTTTTGCCGCAATGAACGGCGATCCTGCCCTGCACGAATGGCGGCAATTTCCGTCCCGAACCGGACCTTACCCGGCCTTGGAAAAATGA
- a CDS encoding DUF2312 domain-containing protein has protein sequence MSDAHGVARDQLRAFVERIERLEEEKKTIADDIKDVYGEAKGMGFDTKILKKVIALRKKDEQERMEEDLILDTYLHALGMIENPPEG, from the coding sequence ATGTCTGATGCTCATGGCGTCGCCCGTGACCAACTTCGCGCTTTTGTCGAGCGCATCGAACGCCTTGAAGAAGAAAAGAAGACCATCGCCGACGATATCAAGGACGTCTATGGCGAAGCCAAAGGCATGGGATTCGATACCAAGATCCTGAAAAAGGTCATCGCGTTGCGCAAGAAGGATGAGCAGGAGCGGATGGAGGAAGACCTGATCCTCGATACCTATCTTCATGCGCTGGGCATGATCGAGAACCCGCCGGAAGGCTAA
- a CDS encoding DUF882 domain-containing protein: MIWANISKLFLTALVLMTIAFSALYATTGSAAAETRSLKILFVHTGEKQEITFKRNGRYDPKGLQQLNNIVRDWRRNEATKMDPRLFDLVWSVYQKAGASGYIYVVSGYRSPATNAMLRSRSSGVAKESQHMNGTAMDFFIPGVPLKNLRDIGMKFQAGGVGYYPNSGSPFVHMDVAGVRSWPRVPRSELVRMFPDGKTLHIPADGKPLPGYQVAMEEYKKRLGSEQILMADNKSSPRGRPRNLMAMLFGSGDEDEGDEDSAPAAPVRASAPAAAPRPAELTNPTPTSPMPVAVASAAPDIAAPVPQSRPSLRQGDDSLAVALYSPGGRNAAEDALQKVAGNPSGDASAQQSGYEDLAAYKVPVPTLLGPRGMKGDAEPVMTASLGSPDDSNPIAQHIPVPAGRPALADAMAATLPQQRPQMNDEPSTVEEAMLSPAAAEALQQSQDGAPLKTVVIPRDRPTPSVAAVAEVRPAAPTERPQPVAAPAVQPKAVAVLTQGPLPAQAKASTQGQQQVASLAQPSRAKPSAGQFGDVFDQPKSASRANEASLPVKGGRPGPSEADAASRGLTGGTELTRTMISQWAMNKNRLEPGANPVPAKAGRGGRVVTQAITAPVKAPQTGFTPGAQAIDPGRFGAVR; encoded by the coding sequence ATGATTTGGGCGAACATATCCAAGCTGTTTCTGACAGCTCTGGTCCTGATGACGATCGCCTTTTCCGCCCTCTATGCCACGACCGGTTCGGCTGCTGCGGAAACGCGGTCGCTGAAAATCCTTTTTGTCCATACCGGCGAGAAGCAGGAAATCACCTTCAAGCGCAATGGCCGTTACGATCCCAAGGGCTTGCAGCAGCTCAACAATATTGTGCGCGACTGGCGTCGCAACGAAGCGACCAAGATGGACCCGCGCCTGTTCGACCTCGTCTGGTCGGTCTATCAGAAGGCGGGCGCCAGCGGTTATATCTATGTCGTGTCCGGTTATCGCTCGCCGGCCACCAATGCCATGCTGCGTTCGCGCTCTTCCGGCGTTGCAAAGGAAAGCCAGCACATGAATGGCACCGCCATGGATTTCTTCATCCCTGGCGTGCCGCTGAAAAACCTGCGCGATATCGGCATGAAATTCCAGGCGGGCGGCGTGGGCTATTATCCCAATTCCGGCTCGCCTTTCGTGCATATGGACGTGGCGGGCGTCCGCTCCTGGCCGCGCGTTCCGCGCAGCGAACTGGTGCGAATGTTCCCCGATGGCAAGACCCTGCATATTCCCGCCGATGGCAAGCCGCTTCCCGGCTACCAGGTGGCGATGGAGGAATATAAGAAACGCCTGGGGTCTGAACAAATATTGATGGCGGATAATAAATCCTCGCCGCGTGGCAGGCCGCGAAATCTGATGGCCATGCTGTTTGGTAGCGGTGATGAGGACGAGGGCGACGAAGATTCAGCCCCAGCCGCACCGGTGCGGGCATCGGCTCCAGCCGCCGCGCCAAGACCGGCCGAGCTGACCAATCCAACGCCAACCAGTCCGATGCCTGTGGCTGTGGCTTCCGCAGCGCCTGATATCGCGGCTCCCGTGCCGCAATCGCGTCCTTCCCTGCGTCAGGGTGATGACAGTCTGGCTGTGGCGCTTTATTCTCCTGGCGGGCGCAATGCTGCCGAGGATGCCCTGCAGAAAGTTGCGGGCAATCCGTCGGGTGACGCTTCCGCGCAGCAAAGCGGCTATGAAGATCTGGCCGCCTACAAGGTTCCCGTGCCGACCCTGCTTGGGCCGCGTGGTATGAAGGGTGACGCCGAGCCTGTGATGACCGCGTCGCTTGGATCGCCTGATGATAGTAACCCTATTGCCCAGCATATTCCGGTGCCAGCTGGCCGTCCGGCGCTTGCCGATGCCATGGCGGCAACCCTGCCGCAGCAGCGCCCACAGATGAACGACGAGCCGTCTACGGTCGAAGAAGCCATGCTTTCTCCGGCTGCCGCCGAGGCACTGCAACAGAGCCAGGATGGCGCGCCGCTGAAGACCGTGGTGATCCCGCGTGACCGGCCAACGCCTTCTGTTGCAGCGGTTGCCGAAGTTCGGCCTGCGGCACCCACTGAGAGACCTCAGCCTGTAGCCGCCCCGGCAGTGCAGCCGAAAGCCGTCGCCGTTCTCACCCAGGGACCGCTTCCAGCTCAAGCTAAAGCCTCCACTCAGGGACAGCAGCAGGTGGCTTCGCTTGCGCAGCCCTCCCGCGCCAAGCCGAGTGCGGGCCAGTTTGGTGATGTTTTTGACCAGCCCAAATCGGCAAGCCGTGCGAATGAAGCCTCGCTTCCCGTCAAGGGCGGACGCCCGGGACCAAGTGAAGCGGATGCGGCCAGCCGTGGCCTGACCGGCGGGACCGAGTTGACCCGGACGATGATTTCGCAATGGGCAATGAACAAGAACCGGCTTGAGCCGGGCGCAAACCCCGTGCCTGCCAAGGCCGGTCGTGGCGGCCGTGTCGTGACCCAGGCCATCACCGCACCGGTCAAGGCGCCGCAGACCGGCTTTACTCCCGGCGCCCAGGCCATCGATCCAGGCCGCTTCGGCGCGGTCCGGTAA